One window from the genome of Lutra lutra chromosome X, mLutLut1.2, whole genome shotgun sequence encodes:
- the SUV39H1 gene encoding histone-lysine N-methyltransferase SUV39H1, producing the protein MAENLKGCSVCCKSSWNQLQDLCRLAKLSCPALGISKRNLYDFEVEYLCDYKKIREQEYYLVKWRGYPDSESTWEPRQNLKCVRILKQFHKDLERELLRRHHRSKPPRHLDPSLANYLVQKAKQRRALRRWEQELNAKRSHLGRITVENEVDLDGPPRAFVYINEYRVGEGITLNQVAVGCECQDCLWAPAGGCCPGASLHKFAYNDQGQVRLRAGLPIYECNSRCRCGYDCPNRVVQKGIRYDLCIFRTDDGRGWGVRTLEKIRKNSFVMEYVGEIITSEEAERRGQIYDRQGATYLFDLDYVEDVYTVDAAYYGNISHFVNHSCDPNLQVYNVFIDNLDERLPRIAFFATRTIRAGEELTFDYNMQVDPVDMESTRMDSNFGLAGLPGSPKKRVRIECKCGTESCRKYLF; encoded by the exons ATGGCGGAAAATTTAAAAG GCTGCAGTGTGTGTTGCAAGTCTTCTTGGAATCAGCTACAGGACCTGTGCCGCCTGGCCAAGCTCTCCTGCCCAGCCCTTGGCATCTCCAAGAGGAATCTCTATGACTTTGAAGTCGAGTACCTGTGTGATTACAAGAAGATCCGC GAACAAGAGTATTACCTGGTAAAATGGCGCGGATACCCAGACTCAGAGAGCACCTGGGAGCCACGGCAGAATCTCAAGTGTGTGCGCATTCTCAAGCAGTTCCACAAGGACTTAGAGAGGGAGCTGCTCCGGCGGCACCACCGGTCgaagccccccaggcacctggaCCCAAGCTTGGCCAACTACCTGGTACAGAAGGCCAAGCAGAGGCGGGCGCTCCGGCGCTGGGAGCAGGAGCTCAATGCCAAGCGCAGCCACCTGGGACGCATCACCGTGGAGAACGAGGTGGACCTGGATGGCCCCCCTCGGGCTTTCGTATACATCAACGAGTACCGTGTGGGGGAGGGCATCACCCTCAACCAGGTGGCGGTGGGCTGTGAGTGCCAGGACTGTCTGTGGGCCCCCGCCGGAGGCTGCTGCCCTGGGGCGTCCCTGCACAAGTTTGCCTACAACGACCAGGGTCAGGTGCGGCTGCGTGCCGGGCTGCCCATCTACGAGTGCAACTCGCGCTGCCGCTGCGGCTATGACTGCCCCAACCGCGTGGTACAGAAGGGCATCCGCTATGACCTCTGCATCTTCCGCACGGATGACGGGCGTGGCTGGGGCGTCCGCACGCTGGAGAAGATCCGCAAGAACAGCTTTGTCATGGAGTACGTGGGAGAG ATCATTACCTCAGAGGAGGCGGAGCGGCGGGGCCAGATCTACGACCGCCAGGGCGCCACCTACCTCTTCGACTTGGACTACGTGGAGGACGTGTACACCGTGGATGCCGCCTATTATGGCAACATCTCCCACTTTGTCAACCACAGT TGTGACCCCAACCTCCAGGTGTACAACGTCTTCATAGACAACCTCGATGAGCGACTGCCCCGCATCGCTTTCTTCGCCACAAGAACCATCCGGGCAGGGGAAGAGCTCACCTTTGATTACAACATGCAAG TGGACCCCGTGGACATGGAGAGCACCCGCATGGACTCCAACTTTGGCCTGGCTGGGCTCCCCGGCTCCCCCAAGAAGCGGGTCCGTATTGAATGCAAGTGTGGGACTGAATCCTGCCGCAAATACCTCTTCTAG
- the WAS gene encoding actin nucleation-promoting factor WAS isoform X2, with protein sequence MSGGPVGGRSGGRGGPGVQQNIPSTLLQDHENQRLFEMLGRKCWTLATAVVQLYLALPPGAEHWTKEHCGAVCFVKDNPQKSYFIRLYGLQTGRLLWEQELYSQLVYSTPTPFFHTFAGDACQAGLNFADEGEAQVFQALVQEKIQKRNQRQSGDRRQLPPPPAPANEERRGGLPPLPPHPGGDQGGPASGQLSLGLVTVDIQNPDITSSRYRGLPVPGPGPADKKRSGKKKISKADIGAPSGFKHVSHVGWDPQNGFDINNLDPDLRSLFSRAGISEAQLTDAETSKLIYDFIEDQGGLEAVRQEMRRQEPLPPPPPPSRGGNQAPRPPTMGSNRGRSGPLPPVPLGGAPPPPTPRAPPPPGRGGPPPPPPPATGRSGPPPPPPPGAGGPPVPPPPPPPPPPPSSGDGPVPPPPPALGPVGNLAPGGGRGALLDQIRQGIQLNKTPGAPENSALQPAPQSSEGLVGALMHVMQKRSRAIHSSDEGEDQAGDEDEDDEWDD encoded by the exons ATGAGTGGGGGGCCTGTGGGAGGCAGGTCTGGGGGTCGCGGAGGACCAGGGGTTCAGCAGAACATACCCTCCACACTGCTCCAGGACCACGAGAACCAGCGACTCTTCGAGATGCTGGGTCGGAAATGCTGG ACACTGGCCACTGCCGTTGTTCAACTGTACCTGGCATTGCCTCCTGGAGCTGAACACTGGACCAAGGAGCATTGTGGGGCTGTGTGCTTCGTGAAGGATAACCCCCAGAAGTCCTACTTCATCCGTCTTTATGGCCTTCAG ACTGGCCGGCTGCTCTGGGAACAAGAGCTGTACTCACAGCTGGTCTACTCCACTCCTACCCCCTTCTTCCACACCTTTGCTGGAGAT GCCTGCCAGGCAGGGCTGAACTTTGCAGACGAGGGCGAGGCCCAGGTCTTCCAGGCCCTGGTGCAGGAGAAGATCCAAAAAAGGAATCAGAGGCAAAGTGGAG ACAGACGCCAGCTACCCCCACCACCGGCACCAGCCAATGAAG agagaagaggagggctcccacccctgcccccacacccaggTGGAGACCAAGGGG GCCCAGCATCTGGCCAACTGTCCCTGGGACTAGTAACAGTGGACATCCAGAACCCCGACATCACGAGTTCACGATACCGTGGGCTCCCAgtgcctgggcctggcccagctgATAAGAAACgctcagggaagaagaaaatcagCAAGGCTGATATTGGTGCACCGAGTGGATTCAA ACACGTCAGCCACGTGGGGTGGGACCCCCAGAATGGATTTGAC ATAAACAACCTGGACCCAGACCTGCGGAGTCTGTTCTCCAGGGCAGGCATCAGTGAGGCCCAGCTCACGGATGCTGAAACCTCCAAACTCATCTACGATTTCATTGAGGACCAGGGTGGCCTGGAGGCTGTGCGGCAGGAAATGAGGCGTCAGG AGCCTCTTCCACCTCCCCCACCGCCGTCCAGAGGAGGAAACCAGGCTCCCCGGCCCCCCACTATGGGGAGCAACAGGGGTCGCTCTGGTCCACTGCCTCCTGTACCTTTGGGAGGTGCTCCGCCCCCACCAACTCCccgggcacccccacccccaggccgaGGGggccctccaccaccaccccctccagCCACTGGACGTTCTGGACCACCACCCCCTCCGCCCCCTGGAGCTGGAGGGCCCCCTGtgcctccacctccacccccaccgcccccaccccccagctctggggatgggccagtccctcccccacctcctgctctggGGCCTGTGGGGAACCTGGCCCCTGGTGGAGGCCGGGGGGCGCTTTTGGATCAAATCCGCCAGGGAATTCAGCTGAACAAG ACGCCTGGGGCCCCCGAGAACTCAGCACTGCAGCCCGCGCCTCAGAGCTCAGAGGGGCTGGTGGGAGCCCTGATGCACGTGATGCAGAAGAGAAGCCGAGCCATCCACTCATCAG acGAAGGGGAGGACCAGGCCGGCGACGAGGATGAGGACGATGAGTGGGACGACTGA
- the WAS gene encoding actin nucleation-promoting factor WAS isoform X1, whose product MSGGPVGGRSGGRGGPGVQQNIPSTLLQDHENQRLFEMLGRKCWTLATAVVQLYLALPPGAEHWTKEHCGAVCFVKDNPQKSYFIRLYGLQTGRLLWEQELYSQLVYSTPTPFFHTFAGDVSDPSTPGPQVECGEEMGKVPGGGGASGQLGGPGRLLSPRCVQACQAGLNFADEGEAQVFQALVQEKIQKRNQRQSGDRRQLPPPPAPANEERRGGLPPLPPHPGGDQGGPASGQLSLGLVTVDIQNPDITSSRYRGLPVPGPGPADKKRSGKKKISKADIGAPSGFKHVSHVGWDPQNGFDINNLDPDLRSLFSRAGISEAQLTDAETSKLIYDFIEDQGGLEAVRQEMRRQEPLPPPPPPSRGGNQAPRPPTMGSNRGRSGPLPPVPLGGAPPPPTPRAPPPPGRGGPPPPPPPATGRSGPPPPPPPGAGGPPVPPPPPPPPPPPSSGDGPVPPPPPALGPVGNLAPGGGRGALLDQIRQGIQLNKTPGAPENSALQPAPQSSEGLVGALMHVMQKRSRAIHSSDEGEDQAGDEDEDDEWDD is encoded by the exons ATGAGTGGGGGGCCTGTGGGAGGCAGGTCTGGGGGTCGCGGAGGACCAGGGGTTCAGCAGAACATACCCTCCACACTGCTCCAGGACCACGAGAACCAGCGACTCTTCGAGATGCTGGGTCGGAAATGCTGG ACACTGGCCACTGCCGTTGTTCAACTGTACCTGGCATTGCCTCCTGGAGCTGAACACTGGACCAAGGAGCATTGTGGGGCTGTGTGCTTCGTGAAGGATAACCCCCAGAAGTCCTACTTCATCCGTCTTTATGGCCTTCAG ACTGGCCGGCTGCTCTGGGAACAAGAGCTGTACTCACAGCTGGTCTACTCCACTCCTACCCCCTTCTTCCACACCTTTGCTGGAGATGTGAGTGACCCCTCAACCCCTGGACCCCAGGTGGAATGTGGGGAGGAGATGGGAAAGGTGCCGGGCGGTGGGGGGGCCTCTGGGCAGTTGGGGGGGCCTGGAAGGCTATTGAGCCCAAGATGTGTGCAGGCCTGCCAGGCAGGGCTGAACTTTGCAGACGAGGGCGAGGCCCAGGTCTTCCAGGCCCTGGTGCAGGAGAAGATCCAAAAAAGGAATCAGAGGCAAAGTGGAG ACAGACGCCAGCTACCCCCACCACCGGCACCAGCCAATGAAG agagaagaggagggctcccacccctgcccccacacccaggTGGAGACCAAGGGG GCCCAGCATCTGGCCAACTGTCCCTGGGACTAGTAACAGTGGACATCCAGAACCCCGACATCACGAGTTCACGATACCGTGGGCTCCCAgtgcctgggcctggcccagctgATAAGAAACgctcagggaagaagaaaatcagCAAGGCTGATATTGGTGCACCGAGTGGATTCAA ACACGTCAGCCACGTGGGGTGGGACCCCCAGAATGGATTTGAC ATAAACAACCTGGACCCAGACCTGCGGAGTCTGTTCTCCAGGGCAGGCATCAGTGAGGCCCAGCTCACGGATGCTGAAACCTCCAAACTCATCTACGATTTCATTGAGGACCAGGGTGGCCTGGAGGCTGTGCGGCAGGAAATGAGGCGTCAGG AGCCTCTTCCACCTCCCCCACCGCCGTCCAGAGGAGGAAACCAGGCTCCCCGGCCCCCCACTATGGGGAGCAACAGGGGTCGCTCTGGTCCACTGCCTCCTGTACCTTTGGGAGGTGCTCCGCCCCCACCAACTCCccgggcacccccacccccaggccgaGGGggccctccaccaccaccccctccagCCACTGGACGTTCTGGACCACCACCCCCTCCGCCCCCTGGAGCTGGAGGGCCCCCTGtgcctccacctccacccccaccgcccccaccccccagctctggggatgggccagtccctcccccacctcctgctctggGGCCTGTGGGGAACCTGGCCCCTGGTGGAGGCCGGGGGGCGCTTTTGGATCAAATCCGCCAGGGAATTCAGCTGAACAAG ACGCCTGGGGCCCCCGAGAACTCAGCACTGCAGCCCGCGCCTCAGAGCTCAGAGGGGCTGGTGGGAGCCCTGATGCACGTGATGCAGAAGAGAAGCCGAGCCATCCACTCATCAG acGAAGGGGAGGACCAGGCCGGCGACGAGGATGAGGACGATGAGTGGGACGACTGA